In a genomic window of Flavobacteriales bacterium:
- a CDS encoding T9SS type A sorting domain-containing protein, which yields MKKLLPLFILGTVASANAQVIIDEVDFPQAGESFTFGTDLDVSNLSISLGTTGAGQTFDFSMLQTDSLFQVGFYDPTTVTGGSDFPTADMAVDQSGAYGFVEVNSGSVDVIGLGGDLGPQLGSPVPLVLGIPATNPWTIFTFPSMLGTAFTDTAVFDQKVLATGLLPAQIGLVWNPAPDSVRIKRTIYMQSVMDGEGTLTNPLDDLHNVLRMNVVETAIDTLWGWTASGGWALPPALVQGFVGLPSNTTTYRMRYLSEELGYYVVEFLTDVTGAPLSATFVSDNSECCTGVEEIVASGQNVLYPNPTNGNIRVRTGGDLYQLNIMDMSGKLLQSTLLTVDGQTVELNGLATGLYVYQMVTEAGNIAHTGRVSVIK from the coding sequence ATGAAAAAACTATTACCCCTTTTTATTCTGGGAACAGTTGCATCAGCAAATGCTCAGGTTATTATTGATGAAGTAGATTTCCCACAAGCAGGAGAATCATTCACCTTTGGTACCGACCTAGATGTATCAAATCTTTCAATCAGTTTGGGAACAACTGGTGCTGGACAAACCTTCGATTTCTCTATGCTTCAGACAGATTCGCTGTTTCAAGTAGGCTTCTATGACCCAACTACTGTAACTGGTGGTAGCGATTTTCCAACTGCTGACATGGCTGTAGATCAATCTGGTGCATACGGTTTCGTAGAAGTAAACTCTGGTTCTGTTGACGTGATCGGACTTGGAGGTGACCTTGGGCCGCAACTTGGCAGCCCTGTTCCATTGGTGCTTGGAATTCCAGCAACCAATCCTTGGACCATCTTCACGTTCCCTTCCATGTTGGGAACGGCTTTCACGGATACAGCTGTTTTTGATCAAAAAGTGCTTGCAACTGGTTTGCTTCCTGCACAAATAGGTTTGGTTTGGAATCCTGCTCCAGATTCAGTTCGTATCAAACGAACCATCTACATGCAATCGGTGATGGATGGAGAAGGAACACTTACAAACCCATTGGATGATTTGCACAACGTATTGCGAATGAATGTGGTTGAAACAGCCATTGATACACTTTGGGGCTGGACAGCTTCTGGTGGATGGGCTTTGCCTCCTGCGCTTGTTCAAGGATTTGTTGGTCTTCCAAGCAACACTACAACTTACCGCATGCGATATTTGAGCGAAGAATTGGGCTACTATGTGGTTGAGTTCTTGACAGATGTCACTGGTGCTCCACTTTCGGCTACGTTTGTTTCTGATAATTCTGAGTGCTGTACCGGAGTTGAAGAAATCGTTGCTTCTGGTCAGAATGTATTGTATCCAAACCCAACTAACGGAAATATCCGTGTAAGAACAGGTGGTGATCTTTACCAACTGAACATTATGGATATGAGCGGTAAATTGTTGCAATCAACGCTGTTGACCGTTGATGGTCAAACAGTAGAATTGAACGGATTGGCCACTGGTCTTTACGTTTACCAAATGGTTACTGAAGCAGGAAATATTGCA